The following proteins are encoded in a genomic region of Coregonus clupeaformis isolate EN_2021a chromosome 14, ASM2061545v1, whole genome shotgun sequence:
- the LOC121581305 gene encoding melanocortin receptor 4-like, whose protein sequence is MNDTHQHHHGSFHLRNHSSGALPLSHQQPQALAERHHGLSGCYEQLLISTEVFLTLGIVSLLENILVIAAIVKNKNLHSPMYFFICSLAVADMLVSVSNATETIVMAMITDGNLGIGGGMIKSMDNVFDSMICSSLLASIWSLLAIAVDRYVTIFYALRYHNIMTVRRAAAIITSIWTFCTVSGVLFIVYSESTTVLICLIIMFFSMLVLMASLYVHMFMLARLHMKRIAALPSNGPIFQAANMKGAITLTILLGVFIVCWAPFFLHLILMISCPRNPYCMCFMSHFNMYLILIMCNSVIDPLIYGFRSQEMRKTFKEIFCCWYGLASLCVSV, encoded by the coding sequence ATGAATGACACGCACCAGCATCACCATGGATCATTCCACCTACGGAACCACAGCTCTGGAGCTCTGCCTCTCAGCCATCAGCAGCCCCAGGCTTTGGCAGAGAGACACCATGGTTTGTCTGGGTGTTACGAGCAGCTGCTCATCTCCACTGAGGTCTTCCTCACGCTGGGCATCGTCAGCCTGCTGGAAAACATCCTGGTTATTGCCGCCATCGTCAAGAACAAGAACCTGCACTCTCCCATGTACTTCTTCATCTGTTCCCTGGCCGTGGCTGACATGCTGGTCAGCGTCTCCAATGCCACTGAGACCATTGTCATGGCGATGATCACTGATGGCAACCTGGGGATCGGCGGTGGCATGATCAAGAGCATGGACAACGTGTTTGACTCCATGATCTGTAGTTCCCTGCTGGCGTCTATCTGGAGCCTGCTGGCCATCGCTGTGGACCGTTACGTGACAATCTTCTACGCGCTGCGCTACCACAACATCATGACCGTGCGCCGAGCCGCCGCCATCATCACCAGCATCTGGACCTTCTGCACCGTGTCGGGCGTCCTCTTCATCGTCTACTCAGAGAGCACTACCGTCCTCATCTGCCTCATCATCATGTTCTTCAGCATGCTGGTGCTCATGGCCTCGCTGTATGTCCACATGTTCATGCTGGCGCGCCTGCACATGAAGAGGATCGCTGCTCTGCCGAGCAACGGCCCCATCTTTCAGGCAGCCAACATGAAGGGGGCCATCACCCTCACCATCCTCCTGGGGGTGTTCATAGTGTGCTGGGCGCCCTTCTTCCTCCACCTCATCCTCATGATCTCCTGCCCCAGGAACCCCTACTGCATGTGCTTCATGTCTCACTTCAACATGTACCTCATTCTCATCATGTGTAACTCTGTCATCGACCCGCTAATCTACGGCTTCAGGAGCCAGGAGATGAGGAAGACCTTCAAGGAGATCTTCTGCTGCTGGTATGGTCttgcctctctgtgtgtctctgtgtga